Proteins from a single region of Gammaproteobacteria bacterium:
- a CDS encoding DUF488 domain-containing protein yields MIEVSLIHFSYLVNVGVVPFECPATGRPAGSGGASVGVKTGDGYTGPNALYLRTRRPHAGRIAPDAAIAPSISRSTFAVTPRGFADHMESEAFTRRMQEIIESVAMGRIVLMCAERLPERCHRKLVADSLQLQGCRIVHLIENGQAREHRLRTLARKVENGVVYNRSVAIPIDLDC; encoded by the coding sequence ATGATAGAGGTCAGTTTAATACATTTCAGTTATCTAGTAAATGTCGGCGTCGTTCCATTTGAGTGTCCAGCAACAGGCAGGCCAGCAGGGTCCGGCGGCGCATCCGTAGGTGTAAAAACAGGCGATGGTTACACCGGTCCCAATGCTCTGTACCTGCGGACGCGGCGCCCGCACGCTGGAAGAATTGCTCCTGATGCTGCAATAGCGCCATCTATCAGCAGATCGACATTTGCCGTTACCCCGCGCGGCTTTGCCGATCACATGGAAAGTGAGGCATTCACGCGTCGCATGCAGGAGATCATCGAATCGGTGGCGATGGGGCGAATCGTGCTGATGTGTGCAGAGCGCTTGCCGGAGCGTTGTCATCGCAAGCTCGTGGCCGACTCTCTGCAGTTGCAGGGATGCCGGATCGTCCATCTGATCGAAAACGGTCAGGCGCGGGAACACAGGCTGCGTACGCTCGCGCGCAAAGTCGAGAACGGCGTGGTCTATAATCGGAGTGTGGCCATACCTATTGATCTGGACTGCTGA